A genomic window from Paraburkholderia phytofirmans OLGA172 includes:
- a CDS encoding TetR/AcrR family transcriptional regulator yields the protein MLPEDREQQIVEKAIEHFAIHGFSGSTRELAKQIGVTQPLLYRYFPSKEALIDRVYNEIYRWDSQWESLIADRSIPLQERLCTLYKAYSHVILQREWIRTFIFAGLTREGINTRYLDKLRERVFGPVMRELRVAYDIPSPRTRAAQEAELELIWSLHASIFYIGMRRWVYGLPVPKDLDAHVERMIDVFLNGTPAVLKKMTPAGASRVRSAS from the coding sequence ATGCTGCCGGAAGACCGGGAGCAGCAGATCGTCGAAAAAGCGATCGAGCATTTCGCCATCCACGGCTTTTCCGGCAGTACCCGCGAACTGGCCAAGCAGATTGGCGTGACACAACCCCTGCTCTATCGTTATTTTCCTAGCAAGGAAGCGCTGATCGACCGTGTCTACAACGAGATCTACCGCTGGGATTCGCAGTGGGAAAGCCTGATCGCCGACCGTTCCATCCCCCTTCAGGAGCGCTTGTGCACGCTCTACAAAGCGTATTCACACGTGATTCTGCAGCGCGAATGGATCCGCACCTTCATTTTCGCCGGCCTGACTCGGGAGGGTATTAACACCCGCTATCTCGACAAGCTTCGCGAACGCGTGTTCGGGCCAGTGATGCGGGAGTTGCGCGTTGCCTATGACATTCCATCTCCACGCACGCGTGCCGCGCAGGAAGCAGAACTCGAACTGATCTGGAGCCTGCATGCGAGCATCTTCTATATCGGCATGCGCCGGTGGGTGTACGGCCTGCCCGTCCCCAAGGATCTCGACGCGCACGTCGAGCGCATGATTGACGTCTTTTTGAACGGTACGCCGGCCGTGTTGAAGAAGATGACGCCCGCTGGCGCCAGCCGCGTACGTTCAGCCTCATAG